A window of the Bacillus sp. A301a_S52 genome harbors these coding sequences:
- a CDS encoding CarD family transcriptional regulator, translating into MFKVGDSVVYPYHGAGKIKDMEEKDILGQKMSYFVVFFPLNHVTLMLPEKNIEESGLRKIIDADQLEEVANALSTSVPSVIKETARPYSKENETLLKSGNILDAASVIANLTSKKCARNNGLHMEDRKNLDRAKQFIVSELMLVKKFTEDEAMTFIDEHCQEA; encoded by the coding sequence ATGTTTAAAGTGGGAGATAGCGTTGTATACCCTTATCACGGCGCTGGTAAGATAAAAGATATGGAAGAAAAAGATATTCTTGGACAAAAAATGTCCTACTTTGTTGTGTTTTTTCCTCTAAATCATGTAACATTAATGCTTCCAGAAAAAAACATTGAAGAATCCGGCCTTAGAAAAATTATTGATGCAGATCAGCTTGAAGAAGTAGCCAATGCCCTTAGTACGTCTGTTCCCTCAGTTATTAAAGAGACGGCCCGCCCTTACTCAAAAGAGAATGAAACCTTATTAAAGTCAGGTAATATTCTTGATGCGGCTAGTGTTATCGCCAATCTAACATCCAAAAAGTGCGCTCGAAACAACGGACTCCATATGGAAGATCGTAAAAACCTAGACAGAGCTAAACAATTTATAGTGAGTGAACTTATGCTCGTAAAGAAATTTACTGAAGATGAAGCGATGACCTTTATTGATGAGCATTGTCAAGAAGCTTAG
- a CDS encoding Nif3-like dinuclear metal center hexameric protein — protein sequence MMKHANGQAIIQAFEQFSPKAYAVEGDKIGLQIGTLNKPVKKIMIALDVLEPVVDEAINNKVDLIISHHPLIFKPIKVLRTDTSYGRAIEKLIKHDITVYTAHTNLDVTTGGVNDMMAEALGLTETRVLAETGAELLKKLVVFVPEEQAELVREAIGQAGAGHIGHYSHCSFTSNGMGAFKPGDKADPYIGKQGEMEYVDEVKIESVFPASLQKKVLRAMEKAHPYEEVAYDLYDMASRAASYGLGRIGDLNESVTLDEFAEKVKDAFDVKTVRVVGEATKEVKRVAVLGGDGNKYMSAALHQGADVFVTGDVYYHVAHDAMMEGLAMIDPGHNVEKIMKEGVCKKIQSFIKEKKYNTDVIISKLNTDPFRFI from the coding sequence ATAATGAAACATGCGAACGGTCAAGCGATTATTCAGGCGTTTGAACAATTTTCACCAAAAGCCTATGCAGTTGAAGGGGATAAAATTGGTCTGCAAATAGGGACGTTAAACAAGCCTGTAAAAAAAATTATGATTGCCTTAGATGTTCTTGAACCCGTCGTTGATGAAGCTATAAACAACAAGGTTGATTTAATTATCTCTCACCATCCCCTCATTTTTAAGCCGATCAAAGTTTTAAGAACTGATACATCATATGGGAGGGCAATTGAGAAATTAATTAAGCACGATATAACTGTTTATACCGCCCATACGAATTTAGACGTTACTACAGGCGGGGTCAATGACATGATGGCGGAAGCATTAGGGCTCACAGAGACCCGTGTCCTTGCCGAAACTGGCGCTGAACTACTTAAAAAACTCGTCGTATTTGTACCTGAGGAACAGGCGGAGCTAGTAAGAGAAGCAATTGGTCAAGCAGGAGCGGGGCATATAGGCCATTACAGTCATTGTAGCTTTACTTCTAATGGAATGGGTGCTTTTAAGCCTGGAGATAAGGCTGATCCCTATATAGGCAAACAAGGGGAAATGGAGTATGTAGATGAAGTTAAGATAGAGAGTGTCTTCCCTGCGAGTCTACAAAAGAAGGTCTTACGTGCTATGGAAAAAGCACACCCTTACGAGGAAGTAGCCTACGATTTATATGATATGGCGTCAAGAGCTGCAAGTTATGGATTAGGGCGTATAGGAGACTTAAATGAAAGTGTGACGTTAGATGAATTTGCTGAAAAGGTAAAAGATGCGTTTGACGTTAAGACTGTTAGAGTTGTTGGCGAGGCAACGAAAGAGGTAAAAAGAGTAGCCGTATTAGGGGGAGATGGTAACAAATATATGTCGGCTGCTTTACATCAGGGAGCAGATGTTTTTGTGACTGGTGACGTTTATTATCATGTTGCCCATGATGCCATGATGGAAGGCCTCGCCATGATTGACCCTGGACATAATGTTGAGAAAATAATGAAGGAAGGGGTATGTAAAAAAATTCAGTCATTTATTAAAGAAAAAAAATATAACACAGATGTTATTATTTCTAAGTTAAATACCGATCCCTTCCGTTTTATCTAA
- a CDS encoding 4-hydroxy-3-methylbut-2-enyl diphosphate reductase: MEVLKISPRGYCYGVVDAMVMAKQAAENPDLPRPIYILGMIVHNKHVTDAFNEEGIITLDGPNRLEIIKKVEKGTVIFTAHGVSPEVRTIAKEKGLTTIDATCPDVTVTHDLIREKMKEGYEFIYIGKKGHPEPEGAIGVAPDIVNLVENVEDVEKLQLNGNKILITNQTTMSQWDVAHIIKAAKNKYPDAEVHNEICMATQVRQEAVAEQAGEADLLIVVGDPKSNNSNRLAQVSMDITGTPAYRIANVNELNLEWLRGIKKVAVTAGASTPTPVTKEVIAFIEKFNEDDPHTWDTTSTVKLTKILPKVRKKKAERA, translated from the coding sequence ATGGAGGTTTTGAAAATTTCCCCACGGGGTTATTGTTACGGTGTGGTAGATGCCATGGTTATGGCTAAACAAGCTGCTGAAAACCCTGACTTACCACGCCCTATTTATATATTAGGAATGATTGTCCACAACAAACATGTGACAGATGCCTTTAACGAAGAAGGCATTATCACGCTTGACGGTCCAAACAGATTAGAAATTATTAAAAAAGTTGAAAAAGGAACCGTTATTTTTACTGCACATGGAGTTTCTCCAGAAGTGCGAACGATTGCTAAAGAAAAAGGATTAACAACGATTGATGCTACATGTCCAGACGTAACTGTTACTCATGATTTAATTCGGGAGAAAATGAAAGAAGGCTATGAATTTATCTACATCGGTAAGAAAGGCCACCCTGAGCCAGAAGGTGCCATCGGCGTTGCACCAGATATTGTTAATTTAGTGGAAAATGTTGAAGATGTTGAAAAACTTCAGCTTAATGGAAATAAAATACTTATAACAAATCAGACGACAATGAGTCAATGGGATGTGGCCCACATCATTAAAGCTGCGAAAAACAAATATCCTGATGCTGAAGTCCATAACGAAATTTGCATGGCTACTCAAGTTCGTCAAGAAGCTGTAGCTGAACAAGCTGGAGAAGCTGATCTTCTAATTGTTGTTGGTGATCCGAAAAGTAATAATTCTAACCGTCTAGCGCAAGTTTCAATGGATATTACCGGGACACCTGCCTACCGGATAGCAAATGTCAATGAACTCAATCTTGAATGGCTGAGAGGGATTAAAAAAGTGGCCGTCACTGCTGGGGCTAGCACACCCACCCCTGTTACAAAAGAAGTGATTGCTTTCATCGAAAAATTTAATGAAGATGATCCACACACATGGGATACGACGAGTACTGTTAAATTAACAAAAATTCTCCCTAAAGTGAGAAAGAAAAAAGCAGAACGTGCCTAG
- a CDS encoding DEAD/DEAH box helicase, with protein MTHNFERFNLKAFLIEALKENKIFLPTEIQERLIPSIKNGHDVIGRSQTGTGKTLAFLLPLLDKLEEDKKATQLVITAPTRELAVQLYEVAKHYIEASPKQITSQLVVGGTDRLRMIEKAQQQPHLVIGTPGRILDMLKERAIKTDNVKSFVVDEADQMLDMGFLEDVDEIATRMNDDLQILVFSATIPEKLKPFLKKYMKNPKQVEVEAKVVSPKKISHWLINDRDRDRFELIKKVTSSIQPYLAIIFTNTKETADAVFEVLRNEGLNIDCLHGGMPPRHRKKVLKKLQEAEVQYLVATDLIARGIDIKGITHIINYELPKELEYYVHRAGRTARAGWEGITITLYGRNDQLSIEKLEKQGIQFKYKEIKQGEWVSIEKRQYSPRQPSLNAPGAFKGIKKSKKVKPGYKKKIKKQIESKMKREKRINRRKG; from the coding sequence GTGACACATAATTTTGAACGGTTTAATTTAAAGGCATTTCTAATTGAAGCATTAAAAGAAAACAAGATTTTCTTACCCACTGAAATACAGGAAAGGCTTATTCCTTCTATCAAAAACGGTCATGATGTCATCGGCCGATCACAGACGGGAACTGGGAAAACATTGGCGTTTTTACTACCACTATTAGATAAGTTAGAAGAGGATAAAAAGGCAACACAATTAGTCATTACAGCTCCTACGAGAGAATTGGCAGTTCAATTGTATGAGGTAGCTAAACACTATATTGAAGCCAGTCCCAAACAGATTACTTCTCAATTAGTTGTTGGTGGAACTGACAGACTTCGAATGATCGAAAAGGCTCAACAACAGCCTCATCTAGTTATTGGTACACCAGGTCGAATATTAGATATGTTAAAAGAACGTGCTATTAAAACAGATAACGTTAAAAGCTTCGTTGTTGATGAAGCTGACCAAATGCTTGATATGGGCTTTTTAGAAGATGTGGATGAGATTGCGACAAGGATGAATGACGATTTGCAGATCCTTGTATTTTCTGCGACCATTCCAGAGAAGCTAAAGCCGTTTCTTAAGAAATATATGAAAAACCCAAAGCAAGTAGAAGTGGAAGCTAAGGTTGTTTCACCTAAAAAAATAAGTCATTGGCTTATCAATGATCGCGATAGGGATAGATTTGAGCTTATTAAAAAAGTGACATCATCGATTCAACCCTATTTAGCCATCATTTTTACGAACACGAAGGAGACCGCTGATGCCGTATTTGAAGTTCTACGGAATGAAGGATTAAATATTGATTGCTTACATGGTGGCATGCCTCCTCGACATCGGAAAAAAGTTTTAAAAAAACTGCAAGAAGCGGAGGTTCAATACCTAGTGGCTACCGATTTAATTGCGCGGGGTATTGACATAAAAGGAATTACTCATATCATTAACTATGAACTGCCTAAAGAGCTCGAGTATTACGTGCACAGAGCAGGTAGGACAGCCCGTGCTGGCTGGGAAGGTATTACAATTACATTATATGGTCGAAATGATCAACTAAGTATTGAAAAGTTAGAAAAACAGGGGATTCAATTTAAGTATAAAGAAATCAAGCAAGGAGAATGGGTGTCGATTGAGAAACGACAATATTCTCCGCGCCAACCAAGTTTGAATGCACCTGGAGCATTCAAAGGTATAAAGAAATCAAAAAAAGTAAAGCCAGGTTATAAGAAGAAAATAAAGAAACAAATAGAGAGTAAGATGAAACGGGAGAAGAGAATAAACCGACGTAAAGGATAG
- a CDS encoding tRNA (adenine-N(1))-methyltransferase translates to MNHEKLSKRLKKVSEHVPFGAIVGDIGSDHAYLAVYLVQSGRCPYVVAGEVNQGPLASAKAHIRSNGLTHKISAKLGNGLEVLENEKINTVVVAGMGGPLITTILEEGKERLDLVERLILQPNVAADHIRRWLVENDWELIDERILEEDGHVYEILVAEKGSGLTPYETEDLEKQLWLGPYLLKNKNTAFEKKWKRERQQIEKIIKQLELSEKSDVLKEKKQQLSQKMIWLEEEL, encoded by the coding sequence ATGAATCATGAAAAATTGTCTAAAAGGTTAAAAAAAGTAAGTGAGCATGTCCCTTTTGGTGCAATAGTAGGGGATATTGGATCTGACCATGCCTACTTGGCCGTCTACTTGGTTCAGAGCGGTAGATGTCCCTATGTTGTAGCTGGAGAAGTAAATCAAGGGCCATTAGCGTCTGCAAAGGCGCATATTCGCTCAAATGGCTTAACTCATAAAATAAGTGCTAAGCTGGGAAATGGTTTAGAAGTTTTAGAAAATGAAAAAATTAATACAGTTGTTGTTGCAGGGATGGGCGGCCCTTTAATTACGACCATTTTAGAAGAAGGGAAAGAGCGGTTAGATTTAGTTGAACGTCTCATTTTGCAACCCAATGTTGCAGCAGATCATATAAGAAGATGGTTGGTGGAAAATGATTGGGAACTTATCGATGAAAGAATTTTAGAAGAGGATGGTCACGTCTATGAAATTTTAGTTGCTGAAAAGGGAAGTGGTTTAACACCTTATGAGACTGAAGATTTAGAAAAGCAACTGTGGCTTGGTCCATATTTATTAAAAAATAAAAATACTGCTTTTGAGAAGAAGTGGAAGAGGGAACGTCAACAAATAGAAAAGATTATTAAACAACTAGAGCTTAGTGAAAAGAGTGACGTACTCAAAGAAAAAAAGCAGCAATTGAGTCAAAAGATGATCTGGTTAGAGGAGGAGTTATAA
- a CDS encoding metal ABC transporter permease has protein sequence MENIESFLYQLANYPYLQTALYTSILVGIICGVIGCFIIMRGMALMGDAISHAVLPGVVLAYMLGVNFFIGAVIAGVLTALAIGFISQNSRIKEDSAIGIMFTAMFAVGVIMITSLEGTTVDLWHILFGNVLAVSRTDLYFTLGIGIFVIMAILIFYRPLLLSTFDETMAKASGLPVKWIHYLLMLLLSFVTVASLQTVGIILVVAMLITPGATAYLLTERFSIMLVLAALIGVISGIVGLYLSVIYNVSSGGSIVVTASVIFAAAFLFSPKQGLVFKLLRKPKEKDEQVA, from the coding sequence ATGGAAAATATAGAATCTTTTCTCTATCAATTAGCTAACTACCCTTATTTACAAACCGCCTTATATACGTCCATTTTAGTTGGCATTATTTGTGGCGTCATCGGCTGTTTTATCATTATGCGAGGAATGGCTTTAATGGGAGATGCTATTTCTCACGCTGTTCTTCCAGGTGTGGTGCTCGCCTATATGCTTGGTGTGAATTTCTTCATTGGTGCTGTCATAGCAGGTGTCTTAACAGCCCTCGCTATCGGTTTCATTTCACAAAATAGCCGAATTAAAGAGGATTCTGCTATAGGTATTATGTTTACAGCCATGTTTGCTGTTGGGGTTATTATGATTACTAGTCTTGAGGGTACGACCGTTGATCTATGGCATATTTTATTTGGTAATGTATTGGCAGTTTCTCGTACAGACCTTTATTTTACTTTAGGTATAGGCATTTTTGTCATTATGGCTATCTTAATTTTTTACAGACCTCTTTTACTTAGTACATTCGATGAAACAATGGCAAAAGCTTCAGGACTTCCTGTAAAGTGGATACATTATTTACTAATGCTGTTGTTGTCATTTGTAACAGTTGCATCGTTACAGACAGTCGGCATTATTCTCGTTGTAGCTATGTTGATTACACCAGGAGCCACTGCTTACTTGTTAACAGAAAGATTTTCAATCATGTTGGTTTTAGCAGCATTAATTGGCGTTATTTCTGGCATAGTAGGATTGTATTTATCCGTTATTTACAATGTGTCCTCTGGAGGCTCAATCGTTGTGACAGCTTCGGTAATCTTTGCAGCAGCCTTTTTATTTTCACCGAAACAAGGTCTCGTGTTTAAGCTTTTGCGTAAACCTAAGGAAAAAGATGAACAAGTTGCTTAA
- a CDS encoding metal ABC transporter ATP-binding protein produces the protein MASKQEISVNKLSVHYHGHTAIEDISFNVCAGQIIGVIGPNGAGKSTLMKAMLGLEKSKGAVSFFGKKVASVRKKIAYVPQRTLIDWDFPVRVEDVVLMGRYMHVPWYELISRKDKIKAKESLVKLGMDQFAKRQIGELSGGQQQRVFLARALAQDADLFFLDEPFVGIDVKSEEIIVNLLHQLRDAGKTIFVIHHDLSKVEKYFDHLILLNKRLIQSGEVANVYTPDLLQEAYEGSAAVLNNGKNMMVVGP, from the coding sequence ATGGCTTCCAAACAAGAGATTAGCGTCAATAAGTTATCTGTTCATTACCACGGTCACACTGCTATTGAAGATATATCATTTAACGTATGTGCAGGCCAAATAATAGGTGTTATAGGCCCCAATGGAGCTGGCAAATCGACATTAATGAAAGCAATGCTTGGTTTAGAAAAAAGTAAAGGGGCGGTTAGTTTTTTTGGTAAAAAAGTCGCTTCCGTGCGAAAAAAAATTGCATATGTGCCCCAACGTACATTGATCGATTGGGATTTTCCTGTACGCGTAGAAGATGTCGTCCTAATGGGGCGGTATATGCATGTGCCGTGGTATGAATTGATCAGCCGAAAAGATAAAATTAAAGCGAAAGAATCACTTGTTAAATTAGGTATGGACCAATTCGCCAAAAGGCAAATTGGGGAGCTGTCTGGTGGCCAGCAGCAACGGGTTTTTCTGGCTCGTGCGTTAGCTCAAGATGCGGATTTATTTTTTCTCGATGAACCATTTGTCGGTATTGATGTGAAATCGGAAGAAATAATCGTCAACTTGTTACATCAATTACGTGATGCAGGTAAAACAATCTTTGTTATACATCATGACTTAAGTAAGGTGGAGAAATATTTTGATCACCTCATTTTATTGAATAAGCGGCTTATTCAGTCTGGAGAAGTTGCGAATGTATATACGCCCGACTTGCTGCAGGAAGCCTATGAAGGCAGTGCAGCTGTCTTAAATAATGGAAAAAATATGATGGTGGTGGGACCTTAA
- a CDS encoding DUF2624 family protein: MNPVIRELVNQQIRQLTLKELITRARKEGISLTVQEGKQLLTLLQQPPLDIGDKKRVNRLKQQIREDFPHHYDAAMALLKPYEHYLE; the protein is encoded by the coding sequence TTGAATCCTGTCATTAGGGAACTCGTGAATCAGCAAATACGTCAACTTACGCTAAAAGAGCTAATCACAAGAGCTAGAAAAGAAGGTATATCGCTTACTGTACAAGAGGGAAAACAGCTACTGACATTACTTCAACAGCCACCATTGGACATTGGAGATAAGAAAAGAGTAAATCGTTTAAAGCAGCAAATCCGTGAAGACTTCCCCCACCACTACGATGCAGCTATGGCATTATTAAAACCATACGAGCATTATTTAGAATAA
- a CDS encoding GHKL domain-containing protein, giving the protein MKKVNEVPQKELFLELIHLSSEFCIVLDGELQVIDVITKEPRLSRLLYQPYQHLTPYNEVQSFIHAIANGTVIGLKRFSILIDGEDILYDCKGKKVDDNIYILGNRVKESDTLRFFDLNKFPIPAMMVNKQGRILKSNTHLKKLHKQMVINENTAAHISAGKNAHPIYEKYCLVFSQLTLTNRDAYAEYRTNDVRLVIKGLTDGDHILIMVKDESFQERYEELLSYQQQMQAVSQIAAGVAHELRNPLSVIKGFIQLSKLSNNLDKYYDTIYSEMDRMNKIIEDFLSISRKKMDKRYLQPEELVESMLMIFHSECTLHDVEFIYDIQETEAYLYVNDQMIKQVLINIMRNAIEAYEGQETNRILHVSAVIKHDYYVISLKDYGPGIPPHLLEKINEPFFTTKNSGTGIGIPLGRQIIEEHSGLFEINSMCDKGTTVTIKLPLYSEIPVRTNEDGITS; this is encoded by the coding sequence ATGAAGAAAGTAAATGAAGTGCCACAAAAAGAATTATTTTTGGAACTGATTCACCTGTCATCAGAGTTTTGTATTGTCTTAGATGGAGAATTACAAGTGATAGATGTAATTACGAAAGAGCCTCGATTATCGAGACTCCTTTATCAGCCTTATCAACACTTGACTCCTTATAATGAAGTGCAATCCTTTATTCATGCGATCGCTAATGGAACTGTTATTGGACTAAAACGCTTTTCTATTTTAATAGATGGGGAAGACATTCTATATGACTGTAAAGGTAAAAAAGTAGATGATAATATTTATATATTGGGGAATAGAGTGAAAGAGTCGGATACTTTAAGGTTTTTTGACCTAAATAAATTTCCTATTCCTGCGATGATGGTTAATAAGCAAGGGAGGATCCTAAAAAGTAATACTCATCTGAAAAAATTGCATAAACAAATGGTGATTAATGAAAATACTGCCGCCCATATTAGTGCGGGGAAAAATGCACACCCTATTTATGAAAAATATTGTCTTGTTTTCAGTCAATTAACTTTAACTAATCGAGATGCTTATGCAGAGTATCGCACCAACGATGTGCGACTTGTAATAAAAGGTTTAACAGATGGTGATCATATTTTAATTATGGTGAAAGACGAAAGTTTTCAGGAACGGTATGAAGAGCTTCTTTCTTATCAGCAGCAAATGCAGGCTGTGTCACAAATTGCTGCAGGTGTAGCTCATGAATTAAGAAATCCATTATCTGTTATTAAAGGCTTTATTCAATTATCAAAATTATCCAATAACCTTGATAAATATTATGATACGATTTATTCAGAGATGGACAGAATGAATAAAATTATTGAAGATTTTCTGTCGATTTCTAGAAAGAAAATGGACAAGCGCTATCTTCAACCTGAAGAGTTAGTGGAATCAATGTTAATGATTTTCCATTCAGAATGCACTCTTCATGATGTTGAATTCATTTACGATATTCAAGAGACAGAGGCGTATTTGTATGTAAATGACCAGATGATAAAGCAAGTCCTCATTAATATTATGAGAAATGCTATTGAAGCATATGAGGGCCAGGAAACGAATAGAATACTTCACGTTTCTGCCGTGATTAAACACGACTATTATGTGATTAGCTTGAAAGATTATGGACCAGGTATTCCTCCACACCTTCTTGAAAAGATTAACGAGCCGTTCTTTACGACAAAAAATTCAGGAACGGGTATTGGTATACCTTTAGGAAGACAGATTATAGAAGAGCATAGTGGCCTATTCGAAATTAATAGTATGTGTGATAAGGGCACGACCGTAACCATTAAGCTGCCTTTATATAGCGAAATTCCGGTCAGAACGAATGAAGATGGCATAACTAGCTGA
- a CDS encoding deoxyribonuclease IV: MLLGSHVSMSGKKMLLGASEEALSYGATTFMVYTGAPQNTRRKAIEDLNIEAGQAHMKEHGISNIVVHAPYIINIANSVKPETFQLGVDFLKSEIDRTEAIGAKQIVLHPGAHVGEGTEKGINKIIEGLNEVLDPNQDVQIALETMAGKGSECGRRFEELAEIISGVTHNHKLSVCFDTCHVHDSGYDIVNDLDGVLNQFDKVVGLDRIKVLHVNDSKNECGAAKDRHENIGFGHIGFDTIDEILNHEVFSQIPKILETPYVGTDKTNKKAPYKKEIMMLKERKFHSDLKEELLQESVK, encoded by the coding sequence ATGTTGTTAGGTTCACATGTGTCCATGAGTGGTAAAAAAATGCTATTGGGAGCTAGTGAAGAAGCATTATCTTATGGCGCAACAACGTTTATGGTGTATACGGGTGCACCACAAAATACACGACGTAAAGCTATTGAAGATTTAAATATTGAGGCTGGACAAGCTCATATGAAAGAACATGGAATTTCTAACATAGTTGTGCACGCCCCTTACATTATTAATATTGCCAACAGTGTTAAACCAGAAACATTTCAGTTGGGTGTTGACTTTCTGAAAAGTGAAATAGACAGAACAGAAGCAATTGGAGCAAAACAGATTGTTCTTCATCCTGGAGCTCATGTAGGTGAAGGGACAGAAAAAGGAATTAATAAGATCATTGAAGGGTTAAATGAAGTATTAGACCCAAATCAAGATGTCCAAATTGCTTTAGAAACGATGGCAGGTAAAGGATCAGAATGTGGGCGTAGATTTGAAGAACTTGCAGAGATCATCAGTGGAGTGACCCACAATCATAAACTGTCTGTTTGCTTTGATACTTGTCACGTACACGACTCAGGCTATGATATTGTTAATGATCTAGATGGGGTATTAAATCAGTTTGATAAAGTTGTCGGCCTAGACAGAATTAAGGTTTTACATGTTAATGATAGTAAAAACGAATGTGGTGCAGCAAAGGATCGCCATGAGAATATAGGCTTTGGTCATATAGGGTTTGATACAATCGATGAAATTCTAAATCATGAGGTATTTAGCCAAATTCCTAAAATTCTTGAGACCCCTTATGTAGGGACTGATAAAACTAATAAGAAAGCCCCTTATAAAAAGGAAATCATGATGTTAAAAGAACGGAAATTTCATTCCGATCTTAAGGAAGAATTACTACAAGAATCTGTGAAATAG